AGTGAGTGAAAAATAGGATAAAAAAGATAGGAAAAATTTTGCTTCATTACATATGTTCATATTCTAGTTATATAGCCAAATGCCATCGCCACTGGAGGAACTAGTAGGTTTTCTTCACGACCCAAAATCGGGCGTTAGAGAGATTGCTTTAGCCCATTTGGTTGCGTACTCCGCTGTTGGGGCCAACTCTCAGCAGAAGTTATTCAAGTATGACAATTACCGGGCCATCAAGGACTTGAAAGTTTTGGCCAGAGATAGGAAGGCCAGTACAGTTCAGGATGCCGAGACAATATTGAGCAATTTGTGTGATGATGAGCAAATGAGAGAGGTTGTGGTTAATGACCTGAGTTTTGTGAAGCTGATTGTTGCTCAACAGCTTATAGATCTAACGAATAGTAATGCGGATCTTGCGTGCATCTTACTCTCTAATATGGCAAAAAGTGATTCGATTTTGAAAGTATTTGACGTTCAAGTATCCTTGAAGACCGATAAACAAAAAGAGGTGTTCAAGAGTAGTAAAGCAATTAATTGTCTCATGGATTTGTTTGTCAAAGGAGGAGACCGGAAGTTAAACAGCTATGCCAACTACGACTATTTGGCATACTTCTTTGCAGATATATCTAGGTTTAAAAAGGGACGACAATATTTCATTACGGAACAGAAATACGATGGAGTTGTGCCGTTGATGAAGTTATTGGTGTTCACAGAGAAGTACGACTGCAAGGCGAGACGACAGGGTGTGTCctccatcatcaagaactcGTTGTTTGATACAGACCAGCAAATGAGGCTTCTGGAGAATCGCGATATCAACTTGTTGCCCTACTTATTGTCGCCTATTGCATTGGCAGACAATAAAGGACTTagcgaagaagaagtgatGGAacttccagaagaattaCAATTATTGGGCTCTGACAAGAAGACAGAGCCTCTAAAAGAGATTAGTACCGTTTATCTCGAGGCTATTTTACTTCTATGCGTCACCAGAAAAGGTAGAGAATACTTGAGAGAGAACGGAGTTTATCCAATAGTTAGAGAGTTTGATAGGGCTACAAAGGACGATCAGATCACTGATCTTTGCTATAGAATTGTCGATATGTTGAtgagagatgaaaaatcCCAGGATTTGTATGATCCTGAGCAGGAGATTGCCGAAATTAGGCAGTATTTGAGTAGCCAGGAGGCTACCAACGGCATAGATGACGATGCTAACGACACCGATGACACTGACGACACTGACGATGTTGACGGCATGATCGTGGAAGTAGCATAATCTCTATATAGACTACGTAAGCACATTTGTAACAAATACTTGTATTAAGCAAATAAATAAGTAGCTTTGAACATAGGCAGCCTCTGTTGCAACTGCATCTCTGTCCAAAACAATAAGAGATATGAATAGATATGAATAAAGTCAAAAGCTGTCTAAATTACTCGTCGTCATCAGCATCCCCACCGGCATCCCCGCCGGCGGCAAGTTGAACCTTGACATCCTTCCAAAGCTTACC
This region of Brettanomyces nanus chromosome 2, complete sequence genomic DNA includes:
- a CDS encoding uncharacterized protein (EggNog:ENOG41) translates to MRELIVAQQLIDLTNSNADLACILLSNMAKSDSILKVFDVQVSLKTDKQKEVFKSSKAINCLMDLFVKGGDRKLNSYANYDYLAYFFADISRFKKGRQYFITEQKYDGVVPLMKLLVFTEKYDCKARRQGVSSIIKNSLFDTDQQMRLLENRDINLLPYLLSPIALADNKGLSEEEVMELPEELQLLGSDKKTEPLKEISTVYLEAILLLCVTRKGREYLRENGVYPIVREFDRATKDDQITDLCYRIVDMLMRDEKSQDLYDPEQEIAEIRQYLSSQEATNGIDDDANDTDDTDDTDDVDGMIVEVA